Proteins encoded by one window of Geobacter sp. DSM 9736:
- a CDS encoding methyl-accepting chemotaxis protein produces the protein MTIKGKLTLNVVIVMVIIAAVAATSIIGMGFVKSKLHYLTQRSTPFQIRTIEFQRAIQGVTGDLTKVGASKNAQEFKTFRAEAEKSLAEVLETQKTLETISGTTRSTHEELTAIANELFSITEGRLKAEDDAVTANRTISQKLGETGSRLRELDGKIKGLQSSTSNSYVKSVDKTRDVTSRVRSLELLRLTLKDFQLGFFEVQKAQSKKGVLIAQGKINAAVNKANQNEFLKTSEAVAGDIRFLATKAAELIKLQSSVVGQAGADTGSRDALVTELNEKLNSVILVVEQEVTIAGERMGVETGNQSGLFSNSNAATGVLVGNSELVALGLTVEGLATRLFTVRSSKEVDAVEAELRKTLGRVGTVAGNLENSLRKLNAKGELRILQNSVAALNSIRDILMVKDGVIGKIRHQLLMNEKALAATGKLREIVLKQAEEGKQTVSTAQGDQEKAISTVNKMVRFSILLIAAISIGAVLFGVGFGTWVYRSISTPLHALQKISEDVAGGNLGVNITASSKDEISAVQRSMATMIDNLRNMVGKIKEATNSLASSAEELSATAVTVEQGTEEQSARMEQSSAAMTEMAQTTTEVAQNSLDTSTAAVKMSEIASHGKDAMHSTVAELNKFAETVKEAADKVESLGQQSEQISEVVSLIKDIADQTNLLALNAAIEAARAGEQGRGFAVVADEVRALAEKTAAATDEISRTVSSMQGSVSESVEFMKDERESVGKVLDHVNNTLQSIDEIVNYVSRVTDMVQRIAVAAEQQSSSTDDISNNMESIANIARELRHSCGDIKGSSENLSKLAVELNGMVAWFRV, from the coding sequence ATGACCATCAAGGGAAAGTTGACGCTCAACGTCGTTATCGTCATGGTAATCATCGCAGCAGTAGCGGCGACGAGCATCATCGGCATGGGCTTCGTGAAGAGCAAGCTCCATTACCTCACCCAGCGCAGCACTCCCTTCCAGATCAGGACCATCGAGTTCCAGAGGGCCATTCAGGGGGTAACGGGAGACCTGACCAAGGTCGGGGCCTCCAAGAACGCACAGGAATTCAAAACTTTCCGGGCAGAGGCGGAGAAGTCTCTTGCGGAGGTCCTGGAGACCCAGAAGACACTGGAGACCATCAGCGGCACCACGCGGAGCACCCACGAGGAGCTTACAGCCATAGCCAACGAACTTTTCTCGATCACCGAAGGGCGGCTCAAGGCGGAAGACGATGCGGTGACGGCAAACAGGACCATCAGCCAGAAGCTTGGCGAAACAGGGAGCAGACTTCGGGAGCTGGACGGCAAGATAAAGGGGCTGCAGTCTTCCACATCGAACTCTTACGTCAAGTCGGTCGACAAGACGAGGGACGTCACTTCGAGAGTCAGGAGCCTGGAGCTGCTGCGCCTCACCCTCAAGGATTTCCAGCTGGGCTTTTTCGAGGTCCAGAAGGCCCAGAGCAAGAAAGGGGTGCTGATCGCCCAGGGGAAGATCAACGCCGCAGTGAACAAGGCTAACCAGAACGAGTTCCTGAAAACTTCCGAGGCAGTGGCCGGCGATATCAGGTTCCTCGCTACCAAGGCCGCCGAGCTGATAAAGCTCCAGTCGTCGGTCGTGGGCCAGGCGGGTGCGGATACCGGGTCAAGGGACGCCCTGGTTACTGAACTCAACGAGAAGCTGAACTCGGTTATCCTCGTCGTGGAGCAGGAGGTGACCATCGCCGGAGAACGGATGGGTGTAGAGACCGGGAACCAGAGCGGCCTCTTCAGCAACTCCAACGCGGCGACCGGCGTCCTTGTGGGCAACTCCGAGCTTGTGGCGCTGGGCCTGACGGTAGAAGGCCTAGCCACCAGACTTTTCACGGTGCGCTCATCCAAGGAGGTGGATGCCGTCGAAGCTGAACTCCGCAAGACCCTCGGACGCGTGGGCACGGTGGCCGGAAACCTGGAGAACTCGCTCAGGAAGTTGAATGCGAAGGGTGAACTCAGGATTCTTCAGAACTCCGTAGCCGCCCTGAACTCGATCCGCGACATCCTGATGGTTAAGGACGGGGTCATCGGAAAAATTCGGCACCAGCTGCTCATGAACGAAAAAGCCCTGGCGGCCACCGGCAAGCTGCGGGAGATCGTGCTGAAACAGGCGGAAGAGGGGAAACAGACGGTATCCACCGCCCAGGGGGACCAGGAGAAGGCGATAAGCACAGTCAACAAGATGGTCCGCTTCAGCATTCTCCTGATAGCCGCCATCAGCATCGGAGCGGTTCTGTTCGGCGTAGGATTCGGAACATGGGTGTACCGTTCGATCTCCACCCCCCTGCACGCCCTCCAGAAAATTTCGGAAGATGTCGCAGGCGGGAACCTGGGAGTGAACATCACTGCCTCGTCGAAAGATGAAATCAGTGCGGTTCAACGTTCGATGGCGACGATGATAGACAATCTCCGCAACATGGTGGGCAAGATCAAGGAAGCCACCAACAGCCTGGCCAGCAGCGCCGAAGAGCTGTCGGCAACGGCCGTCACCGTCGAGCAGGGGACAGAAGAGCAGTCGGCAAGAATGGAGCAGTCGTCGGCGGCAATGACCGAGATGGCCCAGACCACCACCGAAGTCGCGCAGAACTCACTCGACACCTCCACCGCTGCGGTGAAAATGAGCGAGATCGCGAGCCACGGGAAGGATGCCATGCACTCGACGGTGGCGGAGCTGAACAAGTTCGCCGAAACGGTGAAGGAAGCCGCCGACAAGGTGGAGTCTCTGGGGCAGCAGTCGGAGCAGATCAGCGAAGTCGTATCCCTCATCAAGGACATCGCCGACCAGACAAACCTTCTTGCCCTCAATGCAGCCATCGAAGCGGCGCGAGCAGGTGAGCAGGGAAGAGGCTTCGCCGTCGTAGCGGACGAGGTCAGGGCACTCGCCGAAAAGACGGCCGCCGCCACCGACGAGATATCCCGGACCGTCAGCAGCATGCAGGGGAGCGTATCGGAGTCGGTCGAATTCATGAAGGACGAGCGCGAATCGGTGGGAAAGGTGCTGGATCATGTGAACAACACCCTGCAGTCCATCGACGAGATCGTCAACTACGTCAGCCGCGTCACCGACATGGTGCAACGTATCGCCGTGGCAGCGGAGCAGCAGTCATCCTCCACCGACGACATATCCAACAACATGGAGAGCATCGCCAATATCGCACGGGAGCTGAGACACTCCTGCGGCGACATAAAGGGCTCCTCCGAGAACCTCTCCAAGCTGGCCGTAGAGCTGAACGGCATGGTCGCATGGTTCAGGGTCTGA
- a CDS encoding YafY family protein, whose protein sequence is MERGRPARKYSQAARMHDVIRLIEARHGITVRELAEESGVDRRTVYRDLAAIQEAGYPLVADWENGERSYRFLTRFKDVPPISFTVEELMTLHFLRSQLDFLKGSPFEQDIDAIFRKINSVLPPRYAAHLERIGRVTVPLHQGGRDYRKVFDQLKLLREALIYQYRVTMTYGAKGKGSPASYEVDPYTLLFFKGGLYLLGYAHNRKALRTFAIERIGSVEMQRERFEMPEGYLPEEQLRHAFGIVDEVPMRVRLRFSPLLAHLARERLWHPSQQVAEEGDGSATLTFEAGGRMEILSWILSHGRHVEVLEPADLREELRRMIAAMAEMYGGVPGR, encoded by the coding sequence ATGGAACGGGGAAGGCCGGCCAGGAAGTACTCGCAGGCTGCAAGGATGCACGATGTAATAAGGCTTATCGAGGCGAGGCACGGCATTACCGTCAGGGAGCTGGCGGAGGAGAGCGGGGTCGATCGCCGGACCGTCTACCGTGACCTGGCGGCGATCCAGGAGGCGGGGTACCCGCTCGTTGCGGACTGGGAGAATGGCGAGCGGAGCTACCGTTTTCTTACCAGGTTCAAGGACGTCCCCCCCATCAGTTTTACCGTGGAGGAGCTGATGACGCTCCACTTTCTCCGCTCCCAGCTCGACTTCCTCAAGGGGAGCCCCTTCGAGCAGGATATAGACGCCATATTCCGCAAGATCAACTCGGTGTTGCCCCCACGGTACGCCGCTCACCTGGAAAGGATCGGCCGCGTTACGGTTCCTCTGCACCAGGGTGGGCGTGATTACCGCAAAGTGTTCGACCAGCTGAAGCTTCTGCGGGAAGCCCTTATATACCAGTACCGCGTGACGATGACCTACGGCGCCAAAGGGAAGGGGAGTCCGGCCTCCTATGAGGTAGATCCTTACACGCTCCTCTTTTTCAAGGGGGGGCTTTACCTGCTCGGTTACGCACACAACCGGAAGGCGCTGCGAACCTTCGCCATCGAGAGGATCGGCTCCGTTGAAATGCAGCGGGAGCGGTTCGAGATGCCGGAGGGCTACCTTCCCGAGGAGCAGCTGAGGCATGCGTTCGGCATCGTGGATGAGGTTCCCATGCGGGTGCGGCTCCGGTTTTCGCCGCTCCTTGCGCACCTGGCACGGGAGCGGCTCTGGCATCCGAGCCAGCAGGTGGCGGAAGAGGGGGATGGAAGCGCGACTCTCACCTTTGAGGCGGGGGGGAGGATGGAAATTCTCTCCTGGATCCTCTCACATGGCCGGCATGTGGAGGTGCTGGAGCCGGCTGACCTGCGGGAGGAGCTGCGCCGGATGATTGCCGCGATGGCGGAGATGTACGGCGGGGTGCCCGGGAGGTAA
- a CDS encoding YbhB/YbcL family Raf kinase inhibitor-like protein — protein sequence MASMTLTSPAFQPNEKIPPRYTCDGDNINPPLHIHDVPLGTRSLALIVDDPDAPKGTWTHWIVWNINPRTPEIAENTVPRESYAGKNTWHRNSYGGPCPPSGTHHYFFKLYALDTVPELAGNASREQLEEAMEGHVVATAELVGLYGRA from the coding sequence ATGGCAAGCATGACGCTGACCAGTCCGGCGTTTCAGCCGAACGAAAAAATTCCGCCAAGATACACCTGTGACGGCGATAACATCAACCCGCCGTTGCATATTCATGACGTGCCTCTAGGGACCAGGTCCCTGGCGCTCATAGTGGATGACCCGGACGCTCCGAAGGGGACCTGGACGCACTGGATAGTCTGGAACATCAATCCGCGGACGCCCGAGATTGCCGAAAACACCGTGCCGCGGGAGTCGTATGCGGGTAAGAACACCTGGCACCGCAACAGCTACGGCGGCCCCTGTCCCCCTTCCGGGACGCACCACTACTTCTTCAAGCTGTATGCGCTCGATACGGTCCCGGAGCTGGCGGGAAACGCCTCCCGGGAGCAGCTGGAAGAGGCAATGGAAGGTCATGTGGTAGCGACCGCAGAGCTGGTAGGCCTGTACGGAAGGGCGTGA
- a CDS encoding PLP-dependent cysteine synthase family protein, translating into MGKRPFSLARSIGNTPLVELNTINPNPRVRILAKLEGNNPGGSVKDRPALYMLTRAEESGDLTREKVILEPTSGNTGIALAMLGASRGYWVKLVMPACVSMERRSVLEAFGAELVLSPSEEATDGAIRLAHRILQENPDKYYMPNQYANPNNVLAHYETTGPEIMRQTGGDIDVFVAGMGTSGTLMGTSRFFKEKKPGVKIVGIEPRLGHKVQGLKNMQEAIVPEIYREESLDEKLTVEDEIAFSTARELAIREGLFVGMSSGAAVAGALQIAKEMSSGTIVVILPDRGDRYLSTTLFRSVCACCPP; encoded by the coding sequence ATGGGAAAACGTCCCTTCTCCCTCGCCCGAAGCATCGGCAACACCCCCCTCGTCGAACTCAACACCATCAATCCGAACCCGCGGGTCAGGATTCTTGCCAAACTCGAGGGTAACAACCCCGGAGGGTCGGTGAAAGACCGTCCGGCGCTCTACATGCTCACCAGAGCTGAAGAGAGCGGCGATCTCACCCGCGAAAAGGTAATTCTGGAACCGACTTCCGGCAACACCGGCATCGCCCTCGCGATGCTAGGTGCCTCCCGCGGCTACTGGGTGAAGCTCGTCATGCCCGCCTGCGTCAGCATGGAGCGACGAAGCGTCCTGGAAGCCTTCGGCGCAGAACTGGTTCTCTCCCCTTCCGAGGAGGCTACTGACGGGGCGATCCGCCTCGCCCACCGTATCCTCCAGGAAAATCCGGATAAATATTACATGCCCAACCAGTACGCAAATCCGAACAATGTCCTTGCCCACTACGAGACGACCGGACCGGAAATCATGCGTCAGACCGGAGGAGACATCGACGTCTTCGTGGCGGGGATGGGGACGAGCGGAACGCTCATGGGGACGAGCCGCTTCTTCAAGGAGAAGAAGCCGGGGGTGAAGATAGTAGGGATAGAACCCCGCCTCGGTCACAAGGTGCAGGGATTGAAGAACATGCAGGAGGCGATAGTTCCGGAGATCTACCGGGAGGAATCGCTGGACGAGAAGCTCACGGTGGAGGACGAAATAGCATTTTCGACCGCGCGGGAACTGGCGATCCGGGAAGGCCTTTTTGTCGGCATGTCCAGCGGCGCCGCCGTAGCCGGCGCTCTCCAGATAGCGAAGGAAATGTCGAGCGGCACCATAGTCGTCATTCTTCCCGACAGGGGGGACCGGTATCTGAGCACGACGTTGTTTCGCTCAGTCTGCGCCTGCTGCCCGCCTTGA
- the ychF gene encoding redox-regulated ATPase YchF encodes MGFNCGIVGLPNVGKSTIFNALTSAGAESANYPFCTIDPNVGIVQVPDPRMQKLAELVNPERILPTTIEILDIAGLVKGASKGEGLGNQFLGHIRSVDAIIHVVRCFEDENIVHVDGSIDPVRDIEIIQTELALADLDTVEKRLQRVEKLAKSGDKKMKEEADFFQLVKRSLEEGKGARGTAETDEEKLMLRDLHLLTDKPVLYVANVSEEDLAGNHPAVGRVRELAEREGAKVVVICGKVEAEIAELDEEEKESFLAEMGLSESGLDRLIRSGYDLLGLITYFTAGKKEVRAWTIPAGTKAPQAAGVIHSDFEKGFIRAEVIAYNDYIAAGGESGAKEKGLMRLEGKEYVVQDGDVMHFRFNV; translated from the coding sequence ATGGGTTTCAACTGCGGTATTGTCGGCCTTCCCAATGTGGGAAAATCCACCATCTTCAATGCTCTGACTTCGGCTGGGGCGGAGTCTGCCAATTATCCCTTCTGCACCATCGACCCCAACGTCGGGATCGTCCAGGTGCCCGACCCCCGGATGCAGAAGCTGGCGGAGCTGGTGAATCCGGAGCGGATACTTCCTACGACCATCGAGATCCTCGACATTGCGGGGCTCGTGAAGGGTGCGAGCAAGGGGGAGGGGCTCGGGAACCAGTTCCTCGGCCACATCCGTTCCGTGGACGCGATCATTCACGTGGTTCGCTGCTTCGAGGACGAGAACATCGTCCATGTCGACGGAAGTATCGACCCGGTTCGCGATATCGAGATAATCCAGACCGAGCTGGCCCTTGCCGATCTGGACACGGTCGAAAAGCGGCTCCAGCGGGTCGAGAAGCTCGCAAAGAGTGGCGACAAGAAAATGAAGGAGGAGGCGGATTTTTTCCAGCTGGTGAAGCGGTCGCTGGAAGAGGGGAAGGGTGCGCGCGGGACTGCGGAAACCGACGAAGAAAAGCTCATGCTGCGCGATCTGCACCTGCTGACCGACAAGCCGGTCCTCTACGTGGCCAATGTGAGCGAGGAGGACCTGGCGGGAAACCATCCTGCGGTCGGGCGCGTTCGGGAGCTTGCCGAGCGGGAAGGTGCCAAGGTCGTAGTCATCTGCGGGAAGGTGGAGGCGGAGATAGCGGAGCTGGATGAGGAGGAGAAGGAGAGTTTTCTGGCCGAAATGGGGCTTTCCGAATCGGGACTCGACCGGCTGATCCGGAGCGGCTACGACCTGCTGGGGCTCATCACCTACTTTACCGCCGGGAAAAAGGAGGTCCGCGCCTGGACCATTCCCGCCGGGACCAAGGCGCCTCAGGCCGCGGGGGTGATCCACTCCGATTTCGAAAAGGGGTTCATCCGCGCCGAAGTGATCGCGTATAACGACTACATAGCCGCAGGCGGCGAGTCAGGTGCCAAAGAGAAGGGGCTCATGCGGCTCGAAGGGAAGGAGTATGTGGTGCAGGATGGGGACGTCATGCACTTCCGTTTCAACGTGTAG
- a CDS encoding SDR family NAD(P)-dependent oxidoreductase produces MKNSIIVGASSGIGRELAHALAAKGHTVGLASRRTDALEALQKEIPRKTYVRQIDLAEPEKAMDSLRELITEMGGMELVVISSGISFHNPDLMWESELDTINVNVVGFTAMATAAFRYFCEKGGGHIVGISSFRALRGGWSSPAYNASKAYVSNYLEGLRIKAKKLGKDIRISDIRPGLVATPMIGKKEGMLVASAKKAADQIAEAIEKKEPVAYVTKRYRLIAALMRNMPDSVYSRL; encoded by the coding sequence ATGAAAAATTCGATAATCGTCGGCGCATCCTCCGGCATCGGCCGGGAATTGGCGCATGCTCTCGCGGCGAAGGGACATACGGTGGGACTGGCTTCACGGCGGACAGATGCACTGGAGGCGCTGCAGAAGGAAATCCCGCGTAAGACGTACGTCAGACAGATCGACCTCGCCGAGCCGGAAAAAGCGATGGATAGTCTGAGGGAGCTCATAACGGAGATGGGGGGAATGGAACTTGTGGTGATCAGCTCGGGAATCAGCTTCCACAACCCCGATCTTATGTGGGAGAGCGAGTTAGATACGATAAACGTTAATGTCGTCGGATTCACCGCGATGGCCACCGCCGCATTCCGCTACTTCTGCGAAAAGGGGGGAGGGCACATCGTGGGGATATCTTCCTTCCGGGCCCTGCGGGGCGGATGGAGCTCGCCGGCTTACAACGCATCGAAGGCGTATGTCTCCAATTATCTCGAAGGGCTGCGGATCAAGGCGAAAAAGCTGGGGAAAGACATCAGAATATCCGATATACGCCCGGGGCTAGTGGCTACGCCGATGATCGGGAAGAAGGAGGGGATGCTTGTCGCTTCGGCGAAAAAAGCGGCCGATCAGATCGCCGAGGCTATCGAAAAAAAGGAACCGGTGGCGTACGTTACCAAGCGCTACCGGCTCATCGCAGCACTGATGCGGAACATGCCCGACTCTGTCTACAGCAGATTGTAA
- a CDS encoding PilZ domain-containing protein, with protein sequence MNSRKFERTECQTEAVINYKGTTFKGEVDNLSLKGLFVKTEQKIPVNEQAEVTIYFHGLSSDLSFSLQGTVVRNAEDGIGFNFQKIDIDSLALLNKTGA encoded by the coding sequence ATGAACAGTCGCAAATTCGAACGTACCGAGTGCCAGACCGAAGCCGTCATCAATTACAAGGGAACCACATTCAAGGGTGAAGTGGACAACCTCAGCCTGAAGGGCCTCTTTGTAAAGACGGAACAGAAAATCCCGGTGAACGAACAGGCCGAAGTGACCATTTACTTTCATGGCCTAAGCTCAGATCTTTCCTTCAGCCTTCAGGGAACGGTGGTACGAAACGCTGAGGACGGAATCGGCTTCAATTTTCAGAAGATCGATATAGACTCCCTGGCACTCCTCAACAAGACCGGCGCCTGA
- a CDS encoding Crp/Fnr family transcriptional regulator, which translates to MDNLTILKKSMLFAGLEDEHLEELSAIATRRTVARGETLFSEGEPATGFYLLASGSIKLCKISPDGKEKVLHFVHPAETFAEAAFFGDGRYPAEARATERSEALLFPREPFMGLLERNPKFSLNLIVSLSLLLRRFARQIEELSFAEVPNRLASYLVELAGRKSTTYQGKTYFDLDMKKGELASRLGTVSETLSRAFRKLKEEGVLEMEGSHVIVLDMARLKMLSGGGPQQEGR; encoded by the coding sequence ATGGACAATCTGACTATACTGAAAAAATCGATGCTCTTCGCAGGGCTGGAGGACGAGCATCTGGAGGAGCTTTCCGCAATCGCGACCCGTCGCACCGTGGCCCGCGGTGAGACCCTTTTCTCGGAGGGGGAGCCCGCCACCGGGTTCTACCTTCTTGCTTCCGGGAGCATCAAGCTCTGCAAGATCTCTCCCGACGGGAAAGAGAAGGTGCTTCATTTCGTGCATCCAGCCGAAACTTTTGCAGAAGCGGCGTTTTTCGGGGATGGAAGATATCCGGCCGAGGCGCGGGCCACGGAGCGGAGCGAGGCGCTTCTTTTTCCACGGGAACCCTTCATGGGGCTTCTCGAACGCAACCCGAAGTTCTCCCTCAATCTGATCGTGTCGCTGTCGCTCCTGCTTCGCCGGTTTGCACGGCAGATCGAGGAGCTCTCCTTCGCTGAGGTTCCGAACCGGCTTGCCTCTTACCTGGTGGAACTGGCGGGGCGAAAATCGACGACGTATCAGGGGAAGACCTATTTCGATCTCGATATGAAGAAGGGGGAGCTCGCTTCCCGCCTCGGGACCGTAAGCGAGACGCTGTCGCGCGCGTTCCGTAAGCTGAAAGAGGAGGGAGTGCTGGAAATGGAGGGGAGCCATGTCATAGTCCTCGACATGGCCCGTCTCAAGATGTTGTCGGGGGGCGGTCCGCAGCAGGAGGGCAGATGA
- the merA gene encoding mercury(II) reductase: MTAKPDLVILGSGSTAFAAALRAQSLGAKVLMIEKGELGGTCVNWGCIPSKTLIRDALFPAEAKRGASRGVRVREEPVDFTEMMRQKDEVVRHLRQVRYLDIIRKVPGLEVLKGTARFLSPRTVGAGSQVIECDRFLIATGGYPRIVKLPGLSDVDYLTSRSALMLKSFPESLLIVGGGVIALELGQMFLRLGTKVTVLEHGKRLLPQVDADVAQEVHRSLVAEGMEIHVGAAVCSLAREGAVVSASVQLMEGERQLRAQRLLLATGTAPATDNIGLDLAGVEVDGRGFVRVDGQMRTTAPGIWAAGDVTGGLMIATAGAREGIVAVDNMFDPGCGCSLDYQSVPMAIFTDPEIGMVGHSEESAREAGIEFSAATLRADQIPKAHVTGNTAGLIKMLADPVTMRLLGVHLACDRGADIINEAALAIRARLTVDDLASTLHVYPSMAEGLRLCAQSFRRDVSRLSCCAE; encoded by the coding sequence ATGACCGCAAAGCCCGACCTTGTCATTCTCGGCTCCGGATCTACGGCGTTCGCCGCCGCACTGAGGGCACAATCCCTGGGAGCGAAGGTGCTCATGATCGAGAAGGGCGAGCTGGGGGGTACCTGCGTAAACTGGGGGTGCATTCCGAGCAAGACCCTCATCCGGGATGCCCTTTTCCCGGCCGAAGCAAAGAGGGGTGCCTCTCGCGGCGTGCGGGTGCGGGAAGAACCGGTAGATTTCACCGAAATGATGCGGCAGAAAGATGAAGTGGTCCGGCACCTGCGGCAGGTCAGGTATCTCGATATCATCCGAAAGGTGCCGGGACTCGAAGTGCTGAAGGGAACCGCGCGATTCCTCTCCCCACGCACCGTCGGAGCCGGCTCGCAGGTAATCGAGTGCGACCGCTTTCTCATTGCTACGGGAGGGTATCCCCGTATCGTGAAACTGCCGGGGCTGAGCGATGTGGATTACCTTACGAGCCGCAGCGCTCTCATGCTCAAATCCTTCCCGGAATCGCTCCTCATCGTAGGAGGCGGGGTAATCGCGCTGGAACTGGGCCAGATGTTTCTGCGCCTCGGAACGAAGGTCACGGTCCTGGAGCATGGAAAGCGGCTCCTTCCGCAGGTCGACGCGGACGTGGCACAGGAGGTCCATCGGTCGCTTGTAGCCGAAGGGATGGAGATCCACGTCGGCGCAGCGGTCTGCTCCCTCGCACGGGAAGGAGCAGTAGTGAGTGCAAGCGTCCAGCTCATGGAGGGGGAGCGGCAGCTGAGGGCGCAACGCCTGCTTCTGGCGACCGGCACCGCTCCGGCCACCGACAATATCGGCCTCGACCTGGCGGGAGTTGAAGTTGACGGACGCGGGTTCGTCAGGGTGGACGGGCAGATGCGAACCACCGCTCCCGGGATATGGGCGGCCGGCGATGTAACCGGCGGCTTGATGATCGCCACGGCAGGAGCGCGGGAAGGGATCGTGGCGGTGGACAACATGTTCGATCCCGGGTGCGGCTGCTCGCTCGATTACCAGTCGGTGCCGATGGCGATCTTTACCGATCCTGAAATCGGAATGGTGGGGCACAGTGAGGAGTCGGCCAGGGAGGCAGGAATCGAATTCTCGGCCGCCACGCTTCGTGCCGACCAGATACCGAAAGCCCACGTAACCGGCAACACTGCCGGATTGATAAAGATGCTTGCCGATCCGGTGACGATGCGGCTACTCGGCGTCCACCTGGCCTGCGACCGGGGAGCCGACATCATTAACGAAGCGGCACTCGCCATCCGCGCACGGCTGACCGTCGATGATCTTGCATCCACGCTTCATGTCTACCCGAGCATGGCCGAGGGTCTGCGGCTCTGCGCCCAGAGCTTCAGGAGAGATGTCAGCCGCCTCTCCTGCTGCGCCGAGTGA